The nucleotide window GACCGTTTTTTTTTTTGACCGTTTGGTTAATTCATTAAACTTTTTATATAAATACCCCATATATCTAAACAAACTCAAAAACCTCTCAACAATTCTCacacaaaaaattcaaaaaactttcAAGTATTTTCATACTCATTTTTTTAGAAATatggaaggttcaagcaagagaggtgGTGGATCGAAAAAAAGAGGTGGCGGTTCGGGTACGAAGAAAATAAGGCCCAAGGTTCGAGCGAATCTTGGTGAGCCCGATCGATTTAGGTTGCAAGACGAACCCGACCAAGtcccaccctttcaaacccaacaatacctaccctttcaaacccaacaatatccaccctttcaatcgcaaacgtaccataaccaaccgttcgttccaccgtttcaacctcaccaatttcaatcGCAAACGTATCAAACCCAACCCCACACACTCGACCCTctactagaagacaacaccctcATTCATCATTTTGCCAAAGCGTGGAATGGACCACGTGAACCACAACCAAGTCTTGACGAggacgaggaagaggaagaggaagaagaagcggaggaagaggaagaggaagaggaagaagaacaaaATGTTGAGGTTCAAGAAATCGTTCCAATCGGCCGACAACCTTGGACGAGCGAGGAGGAGGTCTCGTTGACGAAGGCGTATTTGCACATCTCGGAGAGTAGGAAACACGGGAACGAGCAACGAAGGGATGCGTTTTGGAGACGGGTTATTAATCATTTTATGAAACTTCCCGGTGCAAATGTCCGAAACATGGACAAAATGACGTCGAAGTGGACGGATTTGAACCGGAAAATTAGCCAGTTCAacgcttgtttcattcaaaaggtatgtttttttattaaaaacagtttattaaaaaaaaacagttttttataaaaaaaaacagttttttataaaaaaaaacagtttattaaaaacagtttataaaaaaaacagttttttataaaaaaaacagtttattaaaaacagtttataaaaaaacagtttttttataaaaaaaacagtttattaaaaacagtttataaaaaaacagtttttttataaaaaaaacagtttattaaaaacagtttataaaaaaacagtttattaaaaaaaaacagtttattaaaaacagtttataaaaaaacagttttgtataaaaaaaacagttttttattaaaaaaacagttttttgttaaaaacagtttattaaaaaaaacagttttttataaaaaacagtttttataaaaaacagtttataaaaaacagattattaataaaacagttttaaaaaaaaacagtttatttatagaaaacagttttttaatattttattttttttgtagagCCGAAACCCACAAAGTGGAGCGAGCGAGGCGACGATCATGCAACAAGCCACCGAAATGTATTGCACAACGTACcataaggggactaggggtggaatcactagtgatggattctatcactcccactCTCCAATCAAATCATGACATTTCATCAACCatatttctatcactagtgatagaaatggactaggggtggaatcactagtgatggattctatcactcccatttttttaattttcattttaaaattagaaaataaaaataaaacactaaattataaatttcattaaacttaaaaaaaaattacgtaaccaaataaaaaaaacaactaaaccgATGGCATCTCCCAACCCCACTTTGCGCAAATCGCGCGCTTTTGTTCGATGACAATTGACTTGAACGGTTCGTCGAGATGGGCATGTTTTtcacacaagatttttaaatcattttgtctttcGATCGTTTTCAAGTGTTCCTTGTACGCCTGCTCCCGTTCAACTTTTAGGGTCATCattgtttcttttctttgttcGGCCATCTTGTATTGGGTCATTTTCTCCTCTTCGATTCTAAAGATCGACTCCGCCACCGCCTCCTTCCCTTTGCTTGACGAATCACCACCTCGTCTGCGTCGTGGCCTTGTGGGTGTATCTTCCTCAACGGGCTCGTCAAGGGGTTCGTCTAGGGCTCGTCGTTTAAGTTCATTtggggcaagttatccgacgcggAAGTCGTGTAGTTCCCCGAATCGGATGTCTTTGATCTTTTCGAACCGCCTCGCTTTTTTGGAGCCGTAGGTCCACGCGTGTCAACCAACTCAACGGGGACCCACTTCGGGTGATGTCTCGCAACTTCCCATGCCGCCACGTGTGGAAAAGTTCTCTTAGGGGACTCGGGGCGGGCACGTTATAGCCAAGTTCCACGCGTGATGAAGATGTAGCACACCGCCGCCGCCCCTAGTTCCACGCGTGATAAAAAGAACGCGTGCTGCACACAACGCGTTAAACATTTGAAAAAGGAACGTTTTTTTGACCGTTTTTTTTTTTACCGTTTGGTTAATTCATTAAACTTTTTATATAAATACCCCATATATCTAAACAAACTCAAAAACCTCTCAACAATTCTCacacaaaaaattcaaaaaactttcAAGTATTTTCATACTCATTTTTTTAGAAATatggaaggttcaagcaagagaggtgGTGGATCGAAAAAAAGAGGTGGCGGTTCGGGTACAAAGAAAATAAGGCCCAAGGTTCGAGCGAATCTTGGTGAGCCCGATCGATTTAGGTTGCAAGACGAACCCGACCAAGtcccaccctttcaaacccaacaatacccaccctttcaaacccaacaatatccaccctttcaatcgcaaacgtaccataaccaaccgttcgttccaccgtttcaacctcaccaatttcaatcGCAAACGTATCAAACCCAACCCCACACACTCGACCCTctactagaagacaacaccctcATTCATCATTTTGCCAAAGCGTGGAATGGACCACGTGAACCACAACCAAGTCTTGACGAggacgaggaagaggaagaggaagaagaagcggaggaagaggaagaggaagaggaagaagaacaaaATGTTGAGGTTCAAGAAATCGTTCCAATCGGCCGACAACCTTGGACGAGCGAGGAGGAGGTCTCGTTGACGAAGGCGTATTTGCACATCTCGGAGAGTAGGAAACACGGGAACGAGCAACGAAGGGATGCGTTTTGGAGACGGGTTATTAATCATTTTATGAAACTTCCCGGTGCAAATGTCCGAAACATGGACAAAATGACGTCGAAGTGGACGGATTTGAACCGGAAAATTAGCCAGTTCAacgcttgtttcattcaaaaggtatgtttttttattaaaaacagtttattaaaaaaaacagtttattaaaaacagtttataaaaaaacagttttttataaaaaaacagtttattaaaaacagtttataaaaaaacagtttttttataaaaaaaacagtttattaaaaacagtttataaaaaaacagtttattaaaaaaaaacagtttattaaaaacagtttataaaaaaacagttttttataaaaaaaacagttttttattaaaaaaacagttttttgtTAAAAACAGTATATAAaaacagtttattaaaaaaaacagttttttataaaaaaaaacagttttttataaaaaacagtttataaaaaacagattattaaaaaaacagttttaaaaaaaaaacagtttatttatagaaaacagttttttaatattttattttttttgtagagCCGAAACCCACAAAGTGGAGCGAGCGAGGCGACGATCATGCAACAAGCCACCGAAATGTATTGCACAACGTACCATAAGAGAACTTTTCCACACGTGGCGGCATGGGAAGTTGCGAGACATCACCCGAAGTGGGTCCCCGTTGAGTTGGTTGACACGCGTGGACCTACGGCTCCAAAAAAGCGAGGCGGTTCGAAAAGATCAAAGACATCCGATTCGGGGAACTACACGACTTccgcgtcggataacttgccccaAATGAACTTAAACGACGAGCCTCTAGACGAACCCCTTGACGAGCCCGTTGAGGAAGATACACCCACAAGGCCACGACGCAGACGAGGTGGTGATTCGTCAAGCAAAGGGAAGGAGGCGGTGGCGGAGTCGATCTTTAGAATCGAAGAGGAGAAAATGACCCAATACAAGATGGCCgaacaaagaaaagaaacaatGATGACCCTAAAAGTTGAACGGGAGCAGGCGTACAAGGAACACTTGAAAACGATCgaaagacaaaatgatttaaaaatcttgtgtgaAAAACACGCCCATCTCGACGAACCGTTCAAGTCAATTGTCATCGAACAAAAGCGCGCGATTTGCGCAAAGTGGGGTTGGGAGATGCCATcggtttagttgttttttttttatttggttatgtaattttttttttaagtttaatgaaatttataatttagtgttttatttttattttctaattttaaaatgaaaattaaaaaaaatgggagtgatagaatccatcactagtgattccacccctagtccatttctatcactagtgatagaaatatGGTTGATAACATGTCATGATTTGATTGGAGAGTGGGagtgatagaatctatcactagtgattccacccctagtcccctaataGGTTGAGTTATCCGTGCTCCTGGCATGTTGACCACGTCAATATGCATTTGTGGAATTTTAGGTTCTTTAAATTTCTCGGACattagactagtgggtatgggggccggctgaggcccggctaggaccggcgccggtcccccacaccgcccccgaCAGCTCCGGCTCGGCACAACCGGCCACCCACAGCCGGGGTAGCCGGGCCTCTCCTTCTTTTCCTTACacacacacacctatacatatatgcatatatatatataaaggggctcatcccccacccccctaggtccatccccttgaAGCGTTTCCTACGTGTCggtgacgtggcggcccatccccgtgaggatgaggctctccataccttctagtcttacATGATTTCCGTGTGACTTTTTCAATATGCTTCCCATTACAAATTTCAATGACTTTTTCACTTCATTTCTATGTTCCCATTACATGATTTGTTTCGTCTAAGACACGGTCCTCTGGCTTGTTGACAATGTGTACGATCTGTATTTATGAGTAGTTGAGTACTTGACCCCTTCTCTCTGTTTTATACATGGGCCTTAAAAATTTAGGAAAAAAACCAACTTATGCAATTTAATAATGTTTTTTAATTGGTTTTTGTTACGATATATAATACCTAATATAATTAGTTTGTGGtaatattttgttatttttttaattagttaATCAGTATTtcataggttttttttttatgaatCGACTTCTGGATGATAGTAAAACATAAAAGAGGCTACCATAACATACTCGTGGGTGAATAGCATATTGCGTGCCATGTCCCAGGTGGGTGAATTTTGATTGATGAAAGAGGCTACCGTAACATACTCAGTAGGGAGGCCAAGAACTAGCTAATGGAGTAGACGAGATTCAGTTGAGGTGAACAGTGTTGTCCCATTCTTCCTCGTGTGACACGTTAGCCTCACATCACTTTTTTCCGGATTTCCTCAGATTGCGCGGTGTCGTCGTAGATTTCCCCAGATTTCTCCAAAactaatttattttaattaaatttgaaCTTTAAAacaatttatatatttaaatgttttaaataaaaaataaaaaaaggatatataaacaaaaaataaaatcaTATTTCAATATATTTTAGTTACATAGTTTAAGGTAGTTTAGAAAATATAACAAACTCAAAAATCAAGGTATAAGGGGACAAATATAATAAATCAAGTTATAAGGGGTAAAAATATAGTAAATCAAATTTCAATATATCCTCTTATTCAAGCCTGCAAagacaaaacacacacaaaaaaaaaaaaaaaaaaaaaaaccacacaCACCaaaatacatacacatacatgtaggcaaaagatcaaatacaaataatcttaacatactaaacatacaaattgaaggaaaacccaaaaagacaaggtggcatttttgtaattaccaccaactatcaaagttacaacaaaaaatacctaaaaaaacacaatttttttttaacattttttattaaaaatcgctacatttcgttagcaaaaaaaaaaaaaaaaaaattttttttttgttgctgctactaaaagtagcgattttttaataaaaaatgttaaaaaataaaataaaataatttgtgtgtttttttttatttttttagattttttaggttttttgggggtttagtttttagcattttagcttgggtggggggggggtaggtttttttaggtttttgggggtggggggttaggtttttttaggtttttgggggtggggggggggttagttttttttttaggtattttggggggtttagtttttagcattttagcttgggtggggggggggggatggtggggggggggttaggttttttttaggtttttgggggtgggggggtggggggttaggttttttttttaggtttttggggggtgggggtggggggtggggggtttaggttttttttgggggtggtgggagtggttaggtttttttagaggtatttgtagagtaactttgatagttattgataattacaaaaatgccaccttgtctttttgagttttccttcaatttgtatgtttagtatgttaagattatttgtacaagaactttaccccaTACATGTAAcctgaagaaaaaaaaagaagaaaaacaaaTACACTACCAATACAAGGGATTGAAACAATACGACTAGCCATCCTAAGAATGTAAAGTCTACCCAGAAAAATTGGTATAACATGATCCCATTCCCATAAGACATTTGGGCCCCGTATACCCCCAACCCTTAATTAAATAGCAAGAGCCCAATCCAAAGGCCCTTATCGGACATGCCAAGCTCGAATAACCCTTAGGTAGGTCCAACAAACGGCCCAACCCCAGAGCCCCCAACCCCAAAAAATATACCCAGTGTTATAATAATTAACACAAAATAAGCAGTGTTGTTAAACAACACAACACCTTGCGCATAATAATTAACACAAAACAAGCAGCGTTGTTATACAACACTAATAGATAATATATTTGTAGAAGTTATTTTGTAATTAATATTGTTTCCATATACTTTGTAATCATCCCTAATTTATGGGATTGTAATCTTTCTATATAATGGAAACCCTAAGAGGGAGAAGGATCAAGGATCCTATTGTTTCATGGTATCACGAGACCAGGAACTTCTTCTCTCCTAAACCCGCCGATCTCTTCCTTCTTCTTGAAGCTTTCGGCTGCCCACCTTCTCCCTACCTACATCACCATTAGTCTGCTGTCTCTTCCACCCGCTCTCCCTCATGGAAACCAAATTACACCCGGCCGTCACCGTTTCAAATATCAAGACCGCCATCCCGGTAACCCTTGAGATGGAAACCGGCCACTGGTCCACCTGATGGAACTCTTCAAACTTCACTACAAAGCGTTTCAGATTTATGATCACCTTCTACCACATTCTCCGCCTGCCGTTTCTTCTTCAACCGATAAAGACAAGGCTGCTGATTCATCCACAACTAAAGAAGCCTGGGAGCGACTTGACTCCATTGTCCTTCAATGGATTTATGGAACAATCTCTCAAGACCTTGTTCACACCATCATTAAGCCCGGTACTACGGCACATCAAGCATGGACCACTCTCGAAAACCTGTTCCAAGACAACAAAAGTGCACGGGCACTTCATCTTCGCCACCGATTCACAAACACCAGACTTGAAAACTTCGCCAACGTCTCTGCTTATTGTCAAGAACTAAAAGTTTTTTCGGATCAGTTGGCCAACGTGGGGCATCCGGTGGATAATGATGCCCTTGTCCTCCAATTAATCGCAGGCCTTACGGACCAATATGAAGGTATCGGGATTGTGCTTCAAGGTCAGGACCCACTGCCACAATTCGCCACGGCTCGGTCAAAGCTCTGCCTTATCGAGTCACGGAAACAAGAACAAGCCCTTCAAGCCGCCAAGATCGCCGGTACAGCCCTCACAACATCCTCTCG belongs to Helianthus annuus cultivar XRQ/B chromosome 5, HanXRQr2.0-SUNRISE, whole genome shotgun sequence and includes:
- the LOC110941394 gene encoding histone H3.v1-like, giving the protein MTSKWTDLNRKISQFNACFIQKSRNPQSGASEATIMQQATEINMEGSSKRGGGSKKRGGGSGTKKIRPKVRANLGEPDRFRLQDEPDQVPPFQTQQYPPFQTQQYPPFQSQTYHNQPFVPPFQPHQFQSQTYQTQPHTLDPLLEDNTLIHHFAKAWNGPREPQPSLDEDEEEEEEEEAEEEEEEEEEEQNVEVQEIVPIGRQPWTSEEEVSLTKAYLHISESRKHGNEQRRDAFWRRVINHFMKLPGANVRNMDKMTSKWTDLNRKISQFNACFIQKSRNPQSGASEATIMQQATEMYCTTYHKRTFPHVAAWEVARHHPKWVPVELVDTRGPTAPKKRGGSKRSKTSDSGNYTTSASDNLPQMNLNDEPLDEPLDEPVEEDTPTRPRRRRGGDSSSKGKEAVAESIFRIEEEKMTQYKMAEQRKETMMTLKVEREQAYKEHLKTIERQNDLKILCEKHAHLDEPFKSIVIEQKRAICAKWGWEMPSV
- the LOC110943668 gene encoding uncharacterized protein LOC110943668, with translation MELFKLHYKAFQIYDHLLPHSPPAVSSSTDKDKAADSSTTKEAWERLDSIVLQWIYGTISQDLVHTIIKPGTTAHQAWTTLENLFQDNKSARALHLRHRFTNTRLENFANVSAYCQELKVFSDQLANVGHPVDNDALVLQLIAGLTDQYEGIGIVLQGQDPLPQFATARSKLCLIESRKQEQALQAAKIAGTALTTSSRSSSSQQPTEHTYDRGRGRGGRSRGRGRGRRRQSWGRGQPTYHSWPNHPHSYWPPPYGPWPNSPN